A region from the Clavibacter sp. A6099 genome encodes:
- a CDS encoding PTS sugar transporter subunit IIA — MLPPLPDDAVTLGADAADWRAAVRLVGDALVRSGAATAEYGDAMIRVVEEFGAYVVIAPGLALAHARPGPETLADGLAVVTLTEPVAFGHAHNDPVDVIVGLAVTTVDRHVSSVADMANIFNDASAIPRLRAATTVDEVRRIMAGEESA; from the coding sequence GTGCTCCCACCGCTCCCGGACGACGCCGTCACGCTCGGCGCCGACGCCGCCGACTGGCGCGCCGCCGTGCGCCTCGTCGGCGACGCGCTCGTGCGATCCGGGGCGGCCACCGCGGAGTACGGGGACGCCATGATCCGCGTGGTCGAGGAGTTCGGCGCCTACGTCGTCATCGCCCCGGGTCTCGCGCTCGCGCACGCCCGGCCCGGTCCGGAGACGCTCGCGGACGGCCTCGCGGTGGTCACGCTCACCGAGCCGGTGGCGTTCGGGCACGCGCACAACGACCCCGTCGACGTCATCGTCGGCCTCGCGGTCACGACGGTCGACCGGCACGTCTCGTCGGTCGCCGACATGGCCAACATCTTCAACGACGCCTCCGCCATCCCGCGGCTGCGCGCCGCCACCACCGTCGACGAGGTCCGGCGCATCATGGCCGGCGAGGAGAGCGCATGA
- a CDS encoding MerR family transcriptional regulator: MRITELAETTGVPPATVKYYVREGLLPAGTRIGGNRTDYDDEHARRIRLIRALIDVGRLPVARAREVLAVLDDDDRRVQDVFAVAQDALTPGPPATEPPASDALARIDAVTEAAGWCVLDGHAGRAQAARAVDAFARSGHPVEDGYLARYAEAAGVQAEADLAGVSARPDRTAMAELMVVGTVLGDELAAGLRRIAQATIAMPTKTAS; this comes from the coding sequence ATGCGCATCACCGAGCTGGCCGAGACCACGGGCGTCCCGCCGGCCACCGTCAAGTACTACGTCCGCGAGGGCCTGCTGCCCGCGGGCACCCGCATCGGCGGCAACCGCACCGACTACGACGACGAGCACGCGCGGCGGATCCGGCTGATCCGCGCGCTCATCGACGTCGGGCGGCTGCCCGTCGCCCGGGCCCGCGAGGTCCTGGCCGTGCTCGACGACGACGACCGCCGCGTGCAGGACGTCTTCGCGGTCGCGCAGGACGCCCTCACGCCCGGCCCGCCGGCGACGGAGCCGCCCGCGTCCGACGCGCTCGCCCGGATCGACGCGGTCACCGAGGCGGCCGGCTGGTGCGTCCTGGACGGGCACGCCGGCCGCGCGCAGGCAGCGCGGGCGGTCGACGCCTTCGCGCGCTCCGGGCACCCGGTGGAGGACGGCTACCTCGCGCGCTACGCCGAGGCGGCGGGCGTGCAGGCCGAGGCCGACCTCGCGGGGGTGAGCGCCCGGCCCGACCGCACGGCGATGGCCGAGCTCATGGTCGTCGGCACCGTGCTCGGCGACGAGCTGGCCGCCGGGCTCCGGCGGATCGCGCAGGCCACCATCGCGATGCCCACGAAGACCGCGTCATGA
- a CDS encoding PTS sugar transporter subunit IIB, translated as MKVVAICGVGIGTSGILKVNAERALARLGIEADVTAADLASVASLGEDAQVILTSPELVDRIGPTYADVVVIENYFDLEEISAKLDAALG; from the coding sequence ATGAAGGTCGTCGCGATCTGCGGCGTGGGTATCGGCACGTCCGGCATCCTCAAGGTCAACGCGGAGCGGGCGCTCGCGCGGCTCGGCATCGAGGCGGACGTGACCGCGGCCGACCTCGCGAGCGTCGCCTCACTGGGCGAGGACGCGCAGGTGATCCTCACGTCGCCGGAGCTCGTGGACCGCATCGGGCCCACGTACGCCGACGTGGTGGTGATCGAGAACTACTTCGACCTCGAGGAGATCTCCGCCAAGCTCGACGCCGCGCTCGGCTGA
- a CDS encoding ABC transporter permease → MTATTPTQSASPAPHDPAAAALERAVATSWKAPVAFGVFTVIALVLFVLLGREGSSTFGLSTGTDLIQLAPLVLPTAATGVAVTVLLAALTVVSAVLVRRSAKVPLWFTAVFAILFLVAFLTWASAGQTIPVPGLLVGTVALSVPLIFGALGGVLSERVGVVNVAIEGQLLAGAFVSAVVASLTGQPLIGLASAMVAGMLVSFVLAAFAIKYLVDQVIVGVVLNVLVTGLTSFLFSQVLSADPGRLNSPPRFDRIDIPILGQIPIIGPVLFRQTIIVYVMYVAVFLVWYCLFHTRWGLRLRAVGEHPQAADTVGIKVSATRFWNVSLAGAIAGLGGAFFTLGSVGAFNKEMTAGAGFIALAAVIFGRWDPLRATLAALLFGFASNLQNVLGVIGSPVPSEFMLMLPYVVTIAAVAGLVGQVRGPAAAGKPYVKS, encoded by the coding sequence ATGACCGCGACGACCCCCACGCAGTCGGCGTCACCCGCGCCGCACGATCCCGCGGCCGCCGCCCTCGAGCGCGCCGTCGCGACCAGCTGGAAGGCGCCCGTCGCCTTCGGCGTCTTCACCGTGATCGCCCTCGTCCTGTTCGTGCTGCTCGGACGCGAGGGATCGAGCACGTTCGGCCTCTCGACCGGGACCGACCTCATCCAGCTCGCGCCGCTCGTGCTGCCGACCGCCGCCACCGGCGTCGCCGTCACCGTGCTCCTCGCGGCGCTCACGGTGGTGTCCGCCGTGCTGGTGCGCCGGTCGGCGAAGGTGCCGCTGTGGTTCACCGCCGTGTTCGCGATCCTGTTCCTCGTCGCGTTCCTCACCTGGGCGTCCGCGGGCCAGACGATCCCGGTGCCCGGCCTGCTCGTGGGCACGGTCGCCCTGTCGGTGCCGCTCATCTTCGGCGCGCTCGGCGGCGTGCTCTCGGAGCGCGTCGGCGTCGTCAACGTCGCGATCGAGGGCCAGCTGCTGGCGGGCGCGTTCGTGTCCGCGGTGGTGGCCTCCCTCACAGGGCAGCCGCTCATCGGCCTGGCGTCCGCGATGGTCGCCGGCATGCTGGTCTCGTTCGTGCTCGCCGCCTTCGCGATCAAGTACCTGGTCGACCAGGTCATCGTGGGCGTCGTGCTCAACGTGCTGGTCACGGGCCTCACGAGCTTCCTCTTCTCGCAGGTCCTGTCCGCCGACCCGGGGCGCCTCAACTCGCCGCCGCGGTTCGACCGCATCGACATCCCGATCCTCGGCCAGATCCCGATCATCGGGCCGGTGCTCTTCCGGCAGACGATCATCGTCTACGTCATGTACGTCGCCGTGTTCCTCGTCTGGTACTGCCTCTTCCACACGCGCTGGGGCCTCCGCCTCCGCGCGGTGGGCGAGCACCCGCAGGCCGCCGACACCGTGGGCATCAAGGTCTCCGCCACCCGGTTCTGGAACGTGTCCCTCGCGGGCGCCATCGCGGGACTCGGCGGCGCGTTCTTCACGCTCGGCTCCGTCGGCGCCTTCAACAAGGAGATGACCGCCGGCGCCGGGTTCATCGCCCTCGCCGCCGTGATCTTCGGCCGGTGGGATCCGCTGCGCGCCACCCTCGCGGCCCTCCTGTTCGGCTTCGCCAGCAACCTGCAGAACGTCCTCGGCGTCATCGGGTCGCCCGTGCCGAGCGAGTTCATGCTGATGCTGCCGTACGTCGTGACCATCGCCGCGGTCGCCGGACTGGTGGGGCAGGTGCGGGGACCCGCCGCCGCCGGCAAGCCCTACGTGAAGTCGTGA
- a CDS encoding ABC transporter permease, whose amino-acid sequence MTDDTTRPEGQGPEDPSAGQLPASGREAGSVGDPIRSEAPAGVPAVAAADGDGGSRAGQILREIASGSALLSVLAVVLSLIVGALLIAVTDERVQTAAVYFFQRPTDTLSAAWDAASGAYSALFQGSIYNFRRPGFANGIKPLTETLTFATPLIAAGLGVALAFRVGLFNIGARGQMLIAAACAGWVGFGFDLPPVIHLVLAVAAGIVGGAVWGGIVGLLKARTGAHEVIVTIMLNYVAFYLISYLLRTPGLLQAPGSNNPKTPAMAENAIFPALLGDGYSLHAGFLVVVVATVIVWYLLNRSGLGFRFRAVGENPSAARVAGIDVKNSYLYAMLISGGLAGLAGASQVLGTVTTGFSSGIDAGIGFDAITVALLGRSRPWGVFVAGILFGAFKAGGFSMQAAEGVPIDIVVVVQSLIVLFIAAPPLVRAVFRLPAPGQARRTTRTRKAAIAS is encoded by the coding sequence ATGACCGACGACACCACTCGTCCCGAGGGCCAGGGGCCCGAGGATCCGTCCGCGGGGCAGCTGCCCGCATCCGGTCGCGAGGCCGGATCCGTGGGCGACCCCATCCGCTCCGAGGCGCCCGCGGGAGTGCCCGCCGTGGCGGCCGCCGACGGCGACGGGGGATCCCGCGCCGGCCAGATCCTCCGCGAGATCGCCAGCGGCAGCGCGCTGCTGTCCGTGCTCGCGGTCGTGCTGTCGCTCATCGTGGGCGCGCTGCTCATCGCCGTCACGGACGAGCGCGTCCAGACGGCCGCCGTCTACTTCTTCCAGCGCCCCACCGACACGCTGAGCGCGGCGTGGGACGCCGCCTCGGGCGCGTACTCCGCGCTCTTCCAGGGGTCGATCTACAACTTCCGCCGCCCGGGCTTCGCGAACGGCATCAAGCCGCTCACCGAGACGCTGACCTTCGCGACCCCGCTCATCGCGGCCGGTCTCGGCGTCGCCCTCGCGTTCCGCGTGGGCCTGTTCAACATCGGCGCCCGCGGCCAGATGCTCATCGCGGCGGCGTGCGCGGGCTGGGTCGGCTTCGGCTTCGACCTGCCGCCCGTGATCCACCTGGTGCTCGCCGTCGCCGCGGGCATCGTGGGCGGCGCGGTCTGGGGCGGGATCGTCGGCCTCCTCAAGGCGCGCACCGGCGCGCACGAGGTGATCGTCACGATCATGCTCAACTACGTCGCGTTCTACCTCATCTCCTACCTGCTGCGGACGCCAGGCCTCCTGCAGGCGCCCGGCTCGAACAACCCGAAGACCCCGGCGATGGCCGAGAACGCGATCTTCCCCGCGCTCCTCGGCGACGGCTACTCGCTGCACGCGGGCTTCCTCGTGGTCGTCGTCGCGACCGTGATCGTCTGGTACCTCCTCAACCGCTCCGGCCTCGGCTTCCGCTTCCGGGCGGTGGGCGAGAACCCGAGCGCCGCGCGGGTGGCCGGCATCGACGTCAAGAACTCCTACCTCTACGCCATGCTCATCTCCGGCGGGCTCGCGGGCCTCGCGGGGGCGAGCCAGGTGCTCGGCACGGTCACGACGGGCTTCAGCTCAGGGATCGACGCCGGCATCGGCTTCGACGCCATCACGGTGGCGCTGCTCGGCCGCAGCCGGCCGTGGGGCGTCTTCGTCGCGGGGATCCTGTTCGGCGCATTCAAGGCCGGCGGCTTCTCGATGCAGGCGGCCGAGGGCGTGCCCATCGACATCGTCGTGGTCGTCCAGTCGCTCATCGTCCTGTTCATCGCGGCGCCCCCGCTCGTGCGGGCGGTCTTCCGCCTCCCCGCGCCGGGCCAGGCGCGTCGCACCACCCGGACCCGGAAGGCGGCGATCGCCTCATGA
- a CDS encoding cytidine deaminase: MSAVEPVESGGIDWGSLREAAHEAMGRAYVPYSRFPVGVAAIATDGRVITGCNVENASYGLTLCAECALVSVLHLTGGGQLVAFTCVDGDGNILMPCGRCRQLLFEHAVPGMLLETVSGIRTIDEVLPDAFGPSTLNAYGDRS, from the coding sequence GTGAGCGCCGTGGAGCCCGTCGAGTCGGGCGGCATCGACTGGGGATCCCTCCGCGAGGCGGCGCACGAGGCCATGGGCCGCGCGTACGTCCCCTACTCGCGCTTCCCGGTGGGCGTCGCGGCCATCGCCACGGACGGCCGCGTCATCACCGGCTGCAACGTGGAGAACGCGTCCTACGGCCTCACCCTCTGCGCCGAGTGCGCGCTCGTCTCGGTCCTGCACCTCACCGGCGGCGGCCAGCTCGTCGCCTTCACGTGCGTGGACGGCGACGGCAACATCCTCATGCCGTGCGGGCGCTGCCGGCAGCTGCTGTTCGAGCACGCGGTGCCGGGGATGCTGCTGGAGACCGTGTCCGGGATCCGCACGATCGACGAGGTCCTGCCCGACGCCTTCGGGCCGAGCACGCTCAACGCCTACGGGGACCGCTCGTGA
- the uriH gene encoding uridine-preferring nucleoside hydrolase UriH produces MPTKILIDCDPGHDDALALMLAHGSPEVELVGITTVAGNQTLEKVTRNALAVATVAGIHGVPVAAGCARPLVRPVMTAPEIHGESGLDGPELPEPTVALDPRHAVDLIIETVMAHAPGEITLVPLGALTNIALAVRREPRIVERVKEVVLMGGGYHRGNRTAVAEFNIAVDPEAAHIVFGEAWPVTMVGLDLTYQATATPEVMARIAALGTPAARFVVDSMESYGRAYHDRQDFPSPPVHDPCAVARVIDPRLVSVRRAPISVELTGTHTTGMTVADLRRPAPADCTTQVAVDLDHAGFWDVVVDALERIG; encoded by the coding sequence ATGCCCACCAAGATCCTGATCGACTGCGACCCGGGGCACGACGACGCTCTCGCCCTGATGCTCGCCCACGGGAGCCCCGAGGTGGAGCTCGTCGGCATCACCACCGTGGCGGGGAACCAGACGCTGGAGAAGGTGACGCGGAACGCGCTCGCGGTCGCGACCGTCGCGGGGATCCACGGCGTGCCCGTCGCCGCCGGCTGCGCGCGCCCGCTCGTGCGTCCCGTGATGACGGCGCCCGAGATCCACGGCGAGTCCGGGCTCGACGGGCCCGAGCTGCCGGAGCCGACCGTCGCTCTCGACCCGCGGCACGCCGTGGACCTCATCATCGAGACGGTCATGGCGCACGCGCCCGGCGAGATCACGCTGGTGCCGCTCGGCGCGCTCACCAACATCGCGCTCGCGGTGCGCCGCGAGCCGCGCATCGTCGAGCGCGTCAAGGAGGTCGTGCTCATGGGCGGCGGCTACCACCGGGGCAACCGCACGGCCGTCGCGGAGTTCAACATCGCGGTGGACCCCGAGGCCGCGCACATCGTCTTCGGCGAGGCGTGGCCCGTGACGATGGTCGGCCTCGACCTCACGTACCAGGCGACGGCGACGCCCGAGGTCATGGCGCGCATCGCGGCCCTGGGGACGCCGGCTGCGCGGTTCGTGGTCGACTCGATGGAGTCGTACGGCCGGGCGTACCACGACCGGCAGGACTTCCCGAGCCCGCCCGTGCACGACCCGTGCGCCGTCGCGCGCGTGATCGACCCTCGCCTGGTGAGCGTCCGGCGCGCGCCGATCTCCGTCGAGCTCACGGGCACGCACACGACCGGGATGACCGTCGCGGACCTGCGCCGGCCCGCTCCCGCCGACTGCACGACGCAGGTCGCCGTCGACCTCGACCACGCCGGGTTCTGGGACGTGGTGGTCGATGCGCTCGAGCGCATCGGCTGA
- a CDS encoding adenosine deaminase, which translates to MTIAPEDSTLPGGGSFRDLPKVSLHDHLDGGLRPGTIVEIAEEIGLELPAAGAEALGEWFRTSADSGSLVDYLKTFDVTIAVMQTEEQLARVAREFVEDLADDGVVYGEIRWAPEQHLTRGLSLDQAVEAVQSGIEEAVSGVEEAGGSIRVGQLVSAMRHLDRGTEIAELAIRHRDRGVVGFDIAGPEAGFPPSRMQGAFDLLAREWMPRTVHAGEADGLESIRGALLDGRALRLGHGVRIAEDIEVDSEEGEDVFVTLGTLAQWIKDRGIPLELSPSSNLQTGAIEAWGDEMVDHPFDLLYQLGFAVTVNTDNRLMSGTSISRELALLTDAFAYDLDDHEVFQLNAAAAAFLPLEEREALADIISDGFARL; encoded by the coding sequence ATGACGATCGCTCCCGAGGACTCCACGCTGCCCGGAGGAGGGTCGTTCCGCGACCTCCCCAAGGTCTCCCTGCACGACCACCTCGACGGCGGCCTCCGCCCGGGGACGATCGTCGAGATCGCCGAGGAGATCGGGCTCGAGCTGCCCGCCGCGGGCGCCGAGGCGCTCGGCGAGTGGTTCCGCACCAGCGCCGACTCCGGATCTCTCGTCGACTACCTGAAGACCTTCGACGTCACCATCGCCGTCATGCAGACCGAGGAGCAGCTGGCGCGCGTCGCCCGCGAGTTCGTCGAGGACCTCGCGGACGACGGGGTCGTCTACGGCGAGATCCGCTGGGCGCCGGAGCAGCACCTCACCCGCGGGCTCTCGCTCGACCAGGCGGTCGAGGCCGTGCAGTCGGGCATCGAGGAGGCCGTGAGCGGCGTCGAGGAGGCGGGCGGATCCATCCGCGTCGGCCAGCTCGTCAGCGCCATGCGCCACCTCGACCGGGGCACCGAGATCGCGGAGCTCGCCATCCGCCACCGCGACCGCGGCGTCGTGGGCTTCGACATCGCCGGGCCCGAGGCGGGCTTCCCGCCGTCCCGCATGCAGGGCGCGTTCGACCTGCTGGCGCGCGAGTGGATGCCCCGCACGGTGCACGCGGGCGAGGCCGACGGCCTCGAGTCCATCCGCGGCGCGCTCCTCGACGGCCGTGCCCTGCGCCTCGGCCACGGCGTGCGCATCGCCGAGGACATCGAGGTCGACAGCGAGGAGGGCGAGGACGTCTTCGTCACCCTCGGCACGCTCGCGCAGTGGATCAAGGACCGCGGCATCCCGCTCGAGCTCAGCCCGTCGTCGAACCTCCAGACCGGGGCCATCGAGGCCTGGGGCGACGAGATGGTCGACCACCCCTTCGACCTGCTCTACCAGCTCGGGTTCGCCGTCACGGTCAACACCGACAACCGCCTGATGAGCGGCACCAGCATCAGCCGCGAGCTGGCGCTCCTCACGGACGCGTTCGCCTACGACCTCGACGACCACGAGGTCTTCCAGCTCAACGCGGCCGCCGCGGCGTTCCTGCCGCTGGAGGAGCGCGAGGCGCTCGCCGACATCATCTCCGACGGGTTCGCCCGCCTGTAG
- a CDS encoding thymidine phosphorylase, whose protein sequence is MSAAFDVVDLIRTKRDGGRLSTAEIDWLVAAYTDRYVADEQMAALAMAILLRGMDRAEIRDLTLAMIASGETLDFSQLGKPTVDKHSTGGVGDKITLPLMPLVASYGVAVPQLSGRGLGHTGGTLDKLESIPGWRADLSTEEMVQQMKDHGGVICAAGSGLAPADKRLYALRDTTGTVEAIPLIASSIMSKKIAEGTGALVLDVKFGSGAFMTDIDRSRELARTMVELGTDAGVRTTALLTDMDVPLGLAIGNANEVRESVEVLAGGGPADVVELTLALAREMLAAVGIPDADVDVALRDGRAMDSWRATVRAQGGDPDAAMPVARETHVVTAERDGVLVQQDALPFGIAAWRLGAGRARQGDAVQHAAGVDLHAKPGDRVRRGDPLFTLSTDEPERFARALESLEGAYRVGDPEEHVARGPLVRERITAEG, encoded by the coding sequence GTGAGCGCCGCGTTCGACGTCGTCGACCTGATCCGCACCAAGCGCGACGGCGGCCGCCTCTCGACCGCCGAGATCGACTGGCTCGTCGCCGCGTACACCGACCGCTACGTCGCGGACGAGCAGATGGCCGCGCTCGCCATGGCGATCCTCCTGCGCGGCATGGACCGCGCCGAGATCCGCGACCTCACGCTCGCGATGATCGCGAGCGGCGAGACGCTCGACTTCTCGCAGCTCGGCAAGCCCACGGTCGACAAGCACTCCACGGGCGGCGTGGGCGACAAGATCACCCTCCCGCTCATGCCGCTGGTGGCCTCCTACGGCGTCGCGGTGCCGCAGCTGTCGGGCCGCGGCCTCGGCCACACGGGCGGCACGCTCGACAAGCTCGAGTCGATCCCCGGCTGGCGCGCCGACCTCTCCACCGAGGAGATGGTGCAGCAGATGAAGGACCACGGCGGCGTGATCTGCGCGGCCGGCAGCGGCCTCGCCCCCGCAGACAAGCGGCTCTACGCGCTGCGCGACACCACGGGCACGGTCGAGGCGATCCCGCTCATCGCCTCGAGCATCATGAGCAAGAAGATCGCGGAGGGCACGGGCGCGCTCGTGCTCGACGTGAAGTTCGGATCCGGCGCCTTCATGACGGACATCGACCGGTCGCGCGAGCTCGCCCGCACCATGGTCGAGCTCGGCACCGACGCCGGCGTGCGCACCACCGCGCTCCTCACCGACATGGACGTGCCGCTCGGCCTCGCCATCGGCAACGCCAACGAGGTGCGCGAGTCCGTCGAGGTGCTCGCGGGCGGCGGCCCCGCCGACGTCGTCGAGCTCACGCTCGCGCTCGCGCGCGAGATGCTCGCCGCGGTCGGGATCCCGGACGCCGACGTCGACGTCGCCCTCCGCGACGGCCGGGCCATGGACTCGTGGCGCGCCACCGTGCGCGCGCAGGGCGGGGATCCGGACGCCGCCATGCCCGTCGCCCGCGAGACCCACGTGGTCACCGCGGAGCGCGACGGCGTGCTCGTGCAGCAGGACGCCCTCCCGTTCGGCATCGCCGCCTGGCGCCTCGGCGCAGGACGGGCGCGCCAGGGCGACGCCGTGCAGCACGCGGCCGGCGTCGACCTGCACGCGAAGCCGGGGGACCGCGTCCGCCGCGGCGACCCGCTGTTCACGCTCTCGACCGACGAGCCGGAGCGGTTCGCCCGCGCGCTGGAGTCGCTCGAGGGCGCCTACCGCGTCGGCGATCCGGAGGAGCACGTCGCGCGCGGCCCGCTGGTGCGGGAGCGCATCACCGCCGAGGGCTGA
- a CDS encoding ABC transporter ATP-binding protein, producing MKLELRGITKRFGALVANDHIDLVVHPGEIHCLLGENGAGKSTLMNVLYGLYQAEEGEILLDDRVARFAGPGDAMAAGIGMVHQHFMLIPVFTVAENVMLGHEETKLGGRLDLAGARAKVREISARFGFDVDPDALVADLPVGVQQRVEIIKALSRDAEVLVFDEPTAVLTPQETDELMVIMKQLRDAGTGIVFITHKLREVREVADRITVIRLGKVVGEAEPTASNAELASLMVGRSVSLTVAKEPATPGDAALVVRDLTVIDASGQVVVDGVSFEVHAGEILAIAGVQGNGQTELTEAILGLQPRVSGTIELDGTRLTGRSVRRVLDAGVGFVPEDRNEDGLVGEFTIAENLMLDRSDSPPFVVAGSLKLGYLDEFARDRVREFDIRTQGIDTHVGRLSGGNAQKVVLARELSRDLRLFVAAQPTRGLDVGSIEFVHTRVVETRDRGLPVIVVSTELDEVAALADRIAVMYRGGIVGIVPGDTPRDVLGLMMAGEVPASVTTTTTAGGRTA from the coding sequence ATGAAGCTCGAACTGCGGGGCATCACCAAGCGCTTCGGCGCTCTGGTGGCCAACGACCACATCGACCTCGTCGTCCACCCGGGCGAGATCCACTGCCTGCTGGGCGAGAACGGCGCGGGGAAGTCGACGCTGATGAACGTCCTCTACGGCCTGTACCAGGCCGAGGAGGGCGAGATCCTCCTCGACGACCGGGTGGCGCGCTTCGCCGGACCCGGCGACGCCATGGCCGCCGGCATCGGCATGGTGCACCAGCACTTCATGCTCATCCCGGTCTTCACCGTCGCGGAGAACGTCATGCTCGGCCACGAGGAGACGAAGCTCGGCGGCCGGCTCGACCTGGCGGGCGCCCGCGCGAAGGTGCGCGAGATATCCGCCCGGTTCGGCTTCGACGTCGACCCGGACGCGCTCGTCGCCGACCTGCCCGTCGGCGTGCAGCAGCGGGTCGAGATCATCAAGGCCCTGTCGCGCGACGCGGAGGTGCTCGTGTTCGACGAGCCGACCGCCGTGCTCACGCCGCAGGAGACCGACGAGCTCATGGTCATCATGAAGCAGCTCCGGGACGCCGGCACGGGCATCGTCTTCATCACCCACAAGCTGCGCGAGGTGCGCGAGGTCGCGGACCGCATCACGGTGATCCGGCTCGGGAAGGTGGTCGGCGAGGCCGAGCCCACCGCCAGCAACGCCGAGCTCGCGTCCCTCATGGTCGGCCGCAGCGTCTCGCTCACGGTGGCGAAGGAGCCGGCGACGCCCGGCGACGCCGCGCTCGTGGTGCGCGACCTCACCGTGATCGACGCGTCCGGCCAGGTCGTCGTCGACGGCGTGAGCTTCGAGGTGCACGCGGGGGAGATCCTCGCCATCGCGGGCGTGCAGGGCAACGGCCAGACCGAGCTCACCGAGGCGATCCTCGGGCTCCAGCCGCGCGTGTCCGGCACCATCGAGCTCGACGGGACCCGCCTCACGGGCCGCTCCGTCCGCCGCGTGCTCGACGCCGGCGTCGGCTTCGTGCCCGAGGACCGCAACGAGGACGGGCTCGTCGGCGAGTTCACCATCGCCGAGAACCTCATGCTCGACCGCTCGGACAGCCCGCCGTTCGTCGTCGCCGGATCCCTGAAGCTCGGCTACCTCGACGAGTTCGCGCGCGACCGCGTGCGCGAGTTCGACATCCGCACCCAGGGCATCGACACCCACGTCGGCCGGCTCTCCGGCGGCAACGCGCAGAAGGTCGTGCTCGCGCGCGAGCTCAGCCGCGACCTCCGCCTGTTCGTCGCGGCGCAGCCCACGCGCGGCCTCGACGTCGGATCCATCGAGTTCGTGCACACGCGCGTCGTCGAGACGCGGGACCGGGGACTGCCCGTCATCGTCGTCTCGACCGAGCTCGACGAGGTGGCGGCGCTGGCCGACCGCATCGCCGTGATGTACCGCGGCGGCATCGTCGGCATCGTGCCGGGCGACACCCCGCGCGACGTGCTCGGCCTGATGATGGCGGGCGAGGTCCCCGCATCCGTCACCACCACCACGACCGCCGGAGGGCGCACCGCATGA